In Hemicordylus capensis ecotype Gifberg chromosome 4, rHemCap1.1.pri, whole genome shotgun sequence, the genomic window ttatcggcagccagtataattccttcaatacaggagtaacatggtctctctgagatgacccagagtccaacctggctgccacattctgaaccagctgtagtttccggactacatacaaaggcagccctacatagagcacattgcagtaatccagtctggaggttaatTAGGTATGATAATAGCAAACCTATGTTAAAATGCAGGTCTGACACACAGCTGTAAAATAAGGAGGTGGGTatttattcacacatgcaaatgtaGAATGACTGTGTCCCTGTCTGGACCCCACAGCCCTCAGCCTCATCAGCCCACCAACAATCCCAACGCATCAAAGATGGCTCAGAAGGTGGGCGGTGCGGATGGCTGTCCCCGCTGTGGGCAAGCTGTATATGCTGCAGAGAAGGTGGTTGGAGCTGGGAAGGTAAGGACCTGGGAAGGTAAGGCGGATAGCAAGAACAGAACCCTGAAGCACTAGCTCAGTGTCAACCATGTGAATTCAgaagccaaccaaccaaccaaccaacagagATGTGGTGCAATCCTACTGCTGATTAGaggcttccttcccccaccccaagtgcATGGTGAAATGGACACGTGTGCACTTGTCACTCATTGCTGCATGGACACTATGTCTACATATGGAATTTATAATGTGCCCTAACTGGCAATGCATCCCAGAAATTCATAGGACAGTACAACCCTAACTGGATGGTGTTCAAATGGGGTTTATAATGACATTCACAACTTAGCTTCTGTCAGAACACCCAGGCTAATTTATTGCAGCAAGAAAGTAATCTTATGGCACTAGTCATTGTGGCGTGATCTTTTAGAGACAAGAACCTGTCTCATTAGATGTATGTACATTAGATGTGAGGGGCTTAAACCCTTTGTGTTCTCCACAGTCCCGGTTCAGATTGGACCCACCATGGCTACGATTTTGAGAACTGCCCCAAGACCAGTAGGTCCAAGCAGACGTTAAAAGGAACATGTCGTTTGTCCAAAAATACCTGACAGGACCTAATGTCAGAGGCCAGCATTTGTTTTCATAACTATGAATCCTTTTCTGTGCTCTTACTCTAATAATGGCTTCCTATGTTTTCCTCAGTCATGGCATAAATCTTGTTTCCGATGTGCAAAGTGTGGCAAGGGCCTGGAGTCCACTACTTTGGCTGATAAGGATGGTGAAATCTACTGCAAAGGTAAGAATCTGATGTGTCTTATTGCGTGACTAGTGCAGGGTGAGTGATGATTAGTTGCTGATCACTTACCAAATAGCATGCATGCAAACACATGGGGTATTCTGTCCCTCTCCAGATGGTCTCGGGGGGCTAAGTAAGAAGCAGAACTGGTGCAGAAGGTGGTGTTAGGCTCAGTGAACATCTAGATGTTCAGGAGAGCACCAGAGATCGAAACCTGGATCCTCCTCCTATTCCCAGCTGTGCCACTGACTTCACAGCATGAttgtgaagaagacattatctgcTTCCCACACCTGGCGATCATGTCTAACGATACGTGGTGTGTGTATAGAAACCTTTTCATTTCAGCATCTTACCTTGCGTGTCTGAGGACCAAACTACATTTAATGCTTTGTTGCATCAtaaaacataggaagcggccatgtactgagtcagaccattggtccatttgtgtagtactgtctacaccaggtgTGCACTATATAAGGCCTTGGGGCTAGATCAGGCCCACAgggactcctctctctctctctttgctggcccccaggtagtCTTATCCTGCACCAGTAGCAGGAACTATGAGGAGCTCTTTGCTAGTCCTGttgacaagcagcagcaactcaaTGCAGTTGGCTGCTGGAGACCAGATTGCTCACCCAACCATgccatccctctttccccctgactccagccttctgcccccaaactttCATATTTTTACTTTGGATGTAACAATTAAtgtactgaaaattgacctcattccccacacaccaagtctTGGTTGGTTCTGGGCCACGGGGACATTTGAGTTATGCACCCCggcctatactgactggcagatgctctccaggattacaggtaggagtctttcccagccctacctggagatgccagggattgaaactgcatccaaagcagatgctgtacctcttagttgtggccccatccccagtttTGTGTCATTTAATGAAATCTAGCCATAGAGCTTACAGTCTTCAGTGGAAgacagggggagggggcggtCTGCTTTACCCTCATATACATCTGTGATTTTTCCCATTAGAAGTCTCtcctctttcccacccccaccagttgCTGCAGGTTGTAGTACTGAAATAGAGAAGAGAAAATGTTGGGTGGTGGGGACTGACCATCGCCACATGCAGTTTGTCCCCGAAGCAAGAGACCAGACCTGGGTATAACTGTACTACTTTCAGAGTGACACTTGCCCACTGATCCTTGTTCAGGCCCTTAAATCTTCTGGTTCCTCCTTAAGCCAATACTCAAGCTGTCAAGTGATGCGACAGCTTCTCTTTTCCCAGATAACTACTGaccttttcttctcctctcctgcagCCTGCTACGCCAAGAACTTTGGGCccaagggctttggctttgggcaGGGAGCTGGAGCACTTGTCCATTCCCAGTGAGAAGCTGATCTCGTCGTTTGGACGTCGTCATCTTTCCATTATTGAACGCTTTGCCAATGCTGAGCTCCTCCAGACTGACCTTCGCAAAGAACAGGGCTGTTTCACCTATTCCTGCAAATGTATGAATAATACAGTAACAGCATCTGCTGCTTTCCAGTGTATCACTGGTCCACCTCTTCCTTGCTAGCTGGGCAGCCAACCATGGCTGTTTCACAGGCCCTTGAGGACACTACGTTTCCAGTTGGCCATAATGGGGTGTAACCCACCAGGCTCACATCAgtataatcccccccccctttcccgtAACACAGATCCATGCTTTCAGCCACCACTGAAACTATAGCTAGCAGAGAGCATAACCATATCTGTATAAAACACTGTGACAGTTTCCTCTGacatgttccccctccccaccactggatTAGCGATATCCTCTCCATAGttgttggtggttgtttttcaTTAGAACTCTCATATTGTATCATCAGATCCTACACTAAAAGTCTTATTAAAAATCCCCAAGTGCAAAATATTGAAGCTAATGATTATGGGTTGCAGGGGTGAAGAGCAAGAAACTGCTCAAGTGTGCAAGAAGTGCAGAGAAGGTGTTAAACCTGTATAGCGTGTCAGTAGAGCACATTGTAAGAGGGAGCATGGTCTTTGCTCCCAAACATTCAAGTAGGTCCTCTTGTTTTCCATAAAGGTACTAATAGGCCAATATATTCAGTAGTGACCACTGGTACAGGCACTCTTTCTGTGTTGGAGAactggggcaggggcatagctagaaggtggggaggcaggggcccttcttcactttttgtccccaggcccactccaacctagttattTCCctggaactgaactgggccaaataAAACTAAGCCTTCAGCCATGATGGTCCTCGGCTGCCTTTCCCAGTGACCTTGCTCAGCACTTCTGTCATTCCTAAAAGATACACAAACATGGGGACAGTCAGGAGAGGTAGCTGTCTTTGATCCCATCTTTCTCTAGCTCCTCTTCTGTACACTGATTGTCTAAAGATCCAATCTGTTGCTgcttcttatcatcatcatcatcatcatcatcgttccTCTCTGTGTCACTTCCCCTTTGAAAACAGAAGTGTTTGGTAAGGTCAGATTTACTTATCTCGCCTCTTAGTGGCCTTGCCACAATACAgagaaatgtatttattaaagAGGCTTCATAAGGACAGATGACAGCCTGTCTGTATTGCGCCCATGTGCAATTACTGGCACCTGAACTATCTTGGCCAAATCTCAAACAAAATCCAGCATTCAAACAATTCCAGGAATTTATAGAAGAATACTGTACAGCTGGCAAGTAATCCAAACTTTAGCAGCATTAAGAAGGTCAAGGTGGGCTGAAATTCCTCTTCCTCTTAAACTACAGAAATATTTAGAACTTACTAGATTTTATAAATATCTATATATGGGACCCAAAGTAAGTTGACAGACTCACTTCTGTTACAATTGTCTTAGGGGGCttggagatatagatatagatataaatatatattacaaAGGAACGAGGCTAAAGTTCTTTGTTACCCAGTTTAAGATGAACAGCTACTGTGCTGAAAAGCTTTGGTATGAGTTTCCTGTAGGATGCAGCCtgagtaacttttaaaaaaatttcctccTCTCTCTAGGTGATTGGCATGGAATTAGTTTATAATGCAATGGTTCAGTATACATCTGTTACTAGCATGCCAGAGAAACTGTAGTAATACACTTTTTACAATGTTACATAAAAGAGCTCTGTTCAAAGAAAATCCTATGTATTCAATAAAGCAGCCAAAAGGAATGGATGTATATGGGTCTTTTCTAATAACTGTAGAGGAAACTCACCAATAATGCAGATCATGAGGGATCTTTAACCTGTTTGTGGAAATATGTGGCTCCACTCTTTGAGTTCATTAAGCAAGTTCTGTTTTGACCTGAAATGGGacgttttgaactcaaaacagaacaccctctttgaaaagggcctgttttgagcttggagcagaacaacagCGTACCGTTTCAACTGAGACATTTCaagctgtttttcccttgctaattggttttctggcactggcttctgaatggtttgcaatctccttgctgattggttggcttatcatacaaatcaagtgttgaccTAGGCAGCtgtacccccattggctggggcgggggaaagagagggaaacaCTTTTGGAAGGAATTTCAACATCTATTCAAAGGgactctcttgaagaggatacatcagaagaggaggaaggtaggtttgattttgtgtttttctcagcactgagtacaatatgttgtgctattgcttctataatctggttttgctggatctcagaccgACAAAGGCAAaatttgggtgcctgccttccttgagttgtggcttgtttgagatagtgttgtggtgagaaatgtacAGTGGCaggtaggggtgggtgggtgggtgtgtgtgtgtgtgtgagtgagagagagagagagagagagagagagagagagagagagagagagaaatttcttggTGATAGCTGTGATGAGttctatgtctggccttgagactaacttgtgcttcattcactgctctgatctgctctgcaatctgcactgcaaggtgtactcagtcaaaatgtggctgaagttgctctagttgagcttaaggctatgcttgctgctaagggtgctgttatggcagctgttgcaatgctaggaatatatgtaattgtgtgtgagagtgacTTATGCTAATGATGTTACTATAGTgcaggcagtggattctggatcagtgattcttcTTTGGCCATTTTGACTATGTTTGAGATGTGTgtgttgggagagagagattcccttttactgtgtgcttctgcagtgtttttcagggcagggttgcaaaatgcatggcACTttgtgaatgcagcttgttctggccatagggaacaatggggaaattaaaaacaccccgttgttccccatgggtagttcctagagacaccaaagtgggctatgtggtagggcatgatgggtgctacctaccaccatcccctgagggaaatatcttacagggctcacatgtggtctcccattctaatgcaaccagggtggaccctgcttaactaataggacaagtcatgcttgctaccagaagaccagctctcctcttcctctttaaaaatacatttttctgcATTGTGGTAAGGCAAGAGAAGTAAAACTGACCTTACCAAACACTTCCATTTTCAAGGGGGAAGCAATGCAGAGAGGAACTATGGCCGAATCACTCAAAATGTTTAGCGTTTGGTCAAAACAACTGgggttggccactgttttgacaaaactgTTTGGCCCTCtgcatttcatttcgagctcgaaacaacacaaaatctgtttcatgcacatccctactggcaacTCTAGTAAAATCAGAGTGGGCCAGCTCTAGTAATGTCAGGTTGAAATCCCCCAGGAATCCCAAGCATGGTTTCAGACAGGCATCCATAGATCCACTTGCCAGCAGCAAGTTTCCCTAGCtctctggcgagcaggacacccagcaccacccaTATTTcctcagaggtctcatttccactacCGTTATTTTGAGAAggcaagaaacagcaggaatcccagGAGGTTCCCGCTCTTTCTTACCATTGCCACATACAAATGATAGAACCTCTTCTCTTTATTCCCTCTGTGTGTCAGAAAGGATTTTATGGGAGGAGAGGgtattggtggcaaccacaaacagCAGCTGTCTTGTGAACTAAGCCCAAATTTGTTGATCCCTGGTTTTGGAGGTCTTTTGTCATATCTCACAGGAGCAGACCAGACTGAATTTTGAAACTGTTATTATGGAGCTACTCTGCTTACGTTAGTTGGAAACTAAACAATGTCATTGCAGGGGCTATCTTTAAGGATCACGTGCTCATTCCAATATATCTGATCCCAGTATTCCACACACCAGCAGACTCTGCTCCCTTGATGATTGCCACCTTATATGTTTACATGGCAGGCTTCACTGTCTTAAGTAATCCACAATGTGATATTGGGAGAAGATTGTCTTGTGCCACATTTACTTAAATGTAGACTTTTGGCTTCCCCGATCCTGAAGGTTCAGGGCAGACAACAGCATAAGAATTCTTCATGCCAAAACAAGTTCCATCGACACCTCCACCTTCCCATCCTGTCTGAGTGCATCTATTTCTGCTTCTCTGCCTCTTGCCCAGTGAAGCCTCCTCAGCAACTATCCCTTCTGTTAGTGTGATGTGGTAGATTTCATGGGCTCATGCCCTGGGCTAGCTCTGCCTTACTAGCTGTGTACTCAATTGTCTGCTGCCCTCTAGTGGCAGTGTTCTGAATACATAGGTATCTGATTACTGATAATTTTCACCACCGGCCTCACACTCCCAGTTTTCACAGGTGTAGAGCTGTAGAACTGAACTGCAAGACCTGCTATCAACACTTCCACGGCGGTGTCAGGGaagaaaatttatttaaaatgagCCTTCAATCTACTCTATGGATAATTAAGGAACCAAAAATTAAACCATGaaaagtatgtgtgcatgtgcgcacccAGAGAGAGCAATTCACTGGTATATGTAATATAACGCTGTTGGGGCCTCACTTACTGACTGACATGACACTCCCAGACTAAGTCACAAAAGCTAGTAAAATGccgttttcacaggtaggttccagaccttgcccagaccagGAGGaactccagaaggatctctccaaactgggtgtgtgggtgacaaaatggcaaatgtggttcatgtaagcaagtgtaaagtgatgcataaccccaacttcatatatatgctgataggatctgagctgtcagtgactgaccaggagagagatcttggggtcgtggtggacagcttgttgaaattgttggctcagtgtgcggcagctgtgaaaaaagctaattccatgctaggaatcattaggaaggggattgaaaataaaaatgctaatataatgcccttatacaaatctatggtgcagccccatttggattactgcatacagttctggtcactgtatcttaagaagaacactgtagaactggaaaaggtgcagaagagggcaaccaagatgatcaggggcctggagcaccttccttcggagtctaggctacagcatctgggactctttagtttggaaaagaggtgactaaggggagacatgattgaggtgtataaaattatgcacagagtagagagagtggacagagagaaatttctttcactctctctcaccacactagaaccaggggtcatctcacaAAACTGAAGTTCAGGAAATTTGttaccaacaaaaagaagtactttttcacatagcacatcaCTAATAAATGGAATTTTTTAGGATGTGATGGCCTCtaacttggatagctttaaagggggcttgggcAAATCCAtggagaggcctatcaatggctactagtctggtgtctatgggctatctccagcctcagaggcaagatgcttctgaataccagttgcaggagagcaacagcaagagaaaggacatgcccacctcttgcctgtgggctccccaaaggcatatgggccagtcatgtatcctACAGTCTGACCTAcatcacagggtggttgtgaggataaaaataaccatgtacactgctctgagctccttggaagaagagtgggatatacgtgtaaaaataaaattgagaGTAGGGATGGGAAGATGCCTCCACTGctgttcttcctcctctccctggaTTCAGAGGCATATGATGGAATGGCTGCTAATCTttctagcccaggcctgctcaatttcagtcttcctgtagatgttggcctacaactcccataacccctggctattggccactgttgctggggattatgggagttgtagccccaaaacagctggggggcccaagctgagcaggcctgttctagccTGTTGCAACCAGTGAATTGTATTGCTTGGACCCACCTGCATCTGAGACTCCTGCATTGGTGTGAATTGCTTTGAAAGTGAAAGCACACA contains:
- the CSRP1 gene encoding cysteine and glycine-rich protein 1, yielding MPNWGGGKKCGVCQKTVYFAEEVQCEGNSFHKSCFLCMVCKKNLDSTTVAVHGEEIYCKSCYGKKYGPKGYGYGQGAGTLSMDKGEGLGIKHDDPQPHQPTNNPNASKMAQKVGGADGCPRCGQAVYAAEKVVGAGKSWHKSCFRCAKCGKGLESTTLADKDGEIYCKACYAKNFGPKGFGFGQGAGALVHSQ